From a single Coriobacteriaceae bacterium genomic region:
- a CDS encoding iron-containing alcohol dehydrogenase, with translation MPTRLVADGDVARWCGRLVAHYGGTKALVVLGGDKHTRDELVSAALGSLDRALLERVLFRCDSVESDGGDELIDEAVALATDEGVDFVLAIGDADTASFARELARRMAVLDTGEDGFVPYGCIVSEGKVPAVVGAGEVPVFAIIAPELLEGIGTPLRELLGSVCAAA, from the coding sequence ATGCCGACACGCCTTGTTGCGGATGGGGACGTGGCTCGCTGGTGCGGACGATTGGTCGCTCACTACGGTGGCACCAAGGCGCTGGTCGTGTTGGGCGGTGACAAGCATACGCGTGATGAGCTCGTCTCGGCGGCACTCGGCTCGCTCGATCGCGCCCTGCTCGAACGCGTGCTTTTTCGCTGCGACTCGGTTGAGAGCGACGGGGGAGACGAGCTGATCGACGAAGCCGTGGCCCTGGCGACCGACGAAGGCGTGGACTTTGTCCTGGCGATCGGCGATGCCGATACGGCGAGCTTTGCGCGCGAACTCGCTCGTCGCATGGCTGTGCTCGATACCGGCGAGGACGGCTTTGTTCCCTACGGGTGCATCGTCTCCGAGGGAAAAGTGCCTGCCGTCGTGGGAGCCGGCGAGGTTCCCGTTTTTGCCATTATCGCACCCGAGCTGCTGGAGGGCATCGGCACTCCCTTGCGTGAGTTGCTCGGCAGCGTGTGCGCCGCGGCCTAG
- a CDS encoding DNA repair protein yields MSGRAGIIEQVFDKNMCLMGGRVGHERHTYICIDLKTFYASVECVDRGLDPLTTNLVVADESRGRTTICLAITQAMKDLGIHNRCRLFEIPDGIDYIKAVPRMQHYMEVSAQIYGIYLEYVSPQDVHVYSIDECFIDVTPYLDLYHTDAEGFACMLRDEVLARTGITATVGIGPNLFQAKVALDITAKHVPSRIGILDDETFRKEIWPHRPITDIWGIGPGVAARLEKYGVYDLMGVAALDENLLYDELGVNAEYLIDHAFGREPTTIADIQAYRPQATSTTTGQVLSKGYAYEQAYTVLREMVDNAVLDLIDKHVVCDSISLFVGYASERADIRRLDASGTAQYVDGCGHLRSSTSSIEPTATAGPELAPRAPKPVQRDDERRRLVREAQAIDGIFVGEHGGKPRGGYAALFAHSNASRKLPERTNSFKKIMGYFDELWAQTVDPKRPVKRINLGFSNLVPEEFATIDLFSDIETDERERDLARAVLAVKGKYGKNALVKGLSFTAGATARERNDQVGGHRA; encoded by the coding sequence ATGTCCGGACGAGCGGGTATTATCGAACAAGTATTCGATAAGAACATGTGTTTGATGGGAGGACGCGTGGGGCACGAGCGTCACACCTATATCTGCATCGACCTCAAGACGTTTTACGCTAGCGTCGAGTGCGTCGACCGCGGGCTCGATCCGCTCACCACCAACCTGGTCGTTGCCGACGAATCGCGCGGGCGCACGACCATCTGCCTCGCCATTACCCAGGCCATGAAAGACCTCGGAATCCATAACCGCTGTCGCCTGTTCGAGATTCCCGACGGCATCGACTACATCAAGGCTGTACCGCGCATGCAGCACTACATGGAGGTGTCGGCGCAGATCTACGGTATCTACCTGGAATACGTCAGTCCGCAAGACGTTCACGTCTACTCAATTGACGAGTGCTTTATCGACGTGACACCCTATCTGGACCTCTATCACACCGATGCGGAAGGCTTCGCCTGCATGTTGCGCGACGAGGTCCTGGCGCGCACCGGCATCACGGCGACGGTCGGCATCGGCCCCAACCTATTCCAGGCCAAAGTTGCACTCGATATCACCGCCAAGCACGTACCCAGCCGCATCGGCATACTCGACGATGAGACCTTTCGCAAGGAAATCTGGCCCCATCGTCCCATCACCGATATCTGGGGCATCGGCCCCGGCGTGGCAGCACGACTCGAAAAATACGGCGTCTACGATCTGATGGGCGTCGCGGCGCTCGACGAAAACCTGCTTTACGACGAGCTCGGCGTCAATGCCGAGTATCTCATCGACCACGCCTTCGGACGCGAGCCGACAACCATCGCCGATATCCAAGCCTATCGCCCGCAAGCAACTTCGACCACCACAGGACAGGTGCTCTCGAAGGGCTATGCCTACGAGCAGGCCTACACCGTCTTGCGCGAGATGGTCGACAACGCCGTGTTGGACTTGATCGATAAGCACGTGGTCTGCGACAGCATCTCGCTCTTTGTGGGCTACGCGAGCGAGCGCGCCGACATACGCAGGCTTGATGCCAGCGGTACTGCACAATATGTGGACGGATGCGGACACCTGCGCTCGAGTACGTCGAGCATCGAACCCACCGCAACCGCCGGCCCCGAGCTCGCGCCCCGTGCTCCCAAGCCCGTCCAGCGCGATGACGAACGGCGCCGCCTGGTGCGCGAAGCGCAGGCAATCGATGGCATCTTTGTGGGAGAGCATGGTGGCAAACCGCGTGGTGGCTATGCCGCGCTCTTTGCGCACTCCAACGCCTCGCGCAAGCTGCCCGAGCGTACCAATTCGTTTAAGAAGATCATGGGCTATTTCGATGAGCTCTGGGCGCAGACTGTCGATCCCAAACGACCGGTCAAGCGCATCAACCTGGGCTTTAGCAATCTTGTGCCCGAGGAATTTGCCACCATCGATCTGTTCAGCGATATCGAGACCGATGAGCGCGAGCGCGACCTGGCGCGCGCCGTCCTGGCCGTGAAAGGCAAGTACGGCAAGAACGCGCTCGTCAAGGGATTAAGCTTTACCGCCGGCGCCACCGCGCGCGAGCGCAACGATCAAGTTGGAGGACACCGTGCCTAA
- a CDS encoding cation transporter, whose protein sequence is MSDLLNPANLIVLTVIAVGMFFGLRRIAASTHGKSCCSDGASGKKAKKVVVADTDESHYPYREELLIGGMSCDGCARNVTNALNALDGVWATVTYADHTARVRSKRPVDRDTLETAVRGAGYYVMKM, encoded by the coding sequence ATGAGTGACTTGCTCAACCCTGCGAATCTCATCGTGCTGACCGTCATTGCCGTCGGCATGTTTTTTGGACTGCGTCGCATTGCCGCTTCGACACACGGGAAGAGTTGCTGCAGCGATGGTGCGAGCGGCAAGAAGGCCAAAAAGGTTGTGGTGGCAGACACCGACGAGTCCCACTACCCCTATCGTGAGGAACTCCTTATCGGCGGCATGAGTTGCGACGGCTGCGCCCGGAATGTGACGAATGCCCTCAATGCGCTTGATGGCGTGTGGGCTACGGTAACGTACGCGGACCACACGGCACGCGTGCGCTCGAAGCGCCCGGTTGATCGCGACACACTCGAGACGGCAGTGAGGGGTGCGGGCTATTACGTTATGAAAATGTAG
- a CDS encoding DUF3793 family protein, with amino-acid sequence MTRTIDIPTFQAAVVRNCSPTLAGIKPASLFTYPGTYAHGDGSTATETIAERRARLLNVIAQCNRELDPLGIHLSVLVWRPCGALVYVYRAKSLTTYFADPRAKTALASEGYDTRDLSTCLVHLASRITLASNNVAECACSQTRCALPQQASCSNDCTCEFPHEIGYFLGYPYDDVHEFIVQRGENYKVFGAWKVYANVEQALATFDAYRACTQYFTFVYQQGYSLAQLAQATR; translated from the coding sequence GTGACTCGAACCATAGACATCCCAACGTTTCAGGCAGCAGTCGTGCGCAACTGCTCCCCCACGCTCGCGGGCATCAAGCCGGCATCGCTCTTTACCTATCCAGGCACCTACGCCCACGGGGACGGCTCGACCGCAACAGAAACCATCGCAGAACGCCGAGCACGCCTGCTCAACGTTATCGCCCAGTGCAACCGCGAGCTTGACCCGCTTGGCATCCACCTGAGTGTTTTGGTCTGGCGGCCCTGCGGAGCGCTCGTGTACGTGTACCGAGCCAAAAGCCTCACCACCTATTTCGCGGACCCTCGCGCCAAAACGGCGCTCGCCTCGGAAGGCTACGACACGAGAGACCTTTCGACATGCCTTGTGCATTTGGCATCACGCATCACGCTCGCGAGTAATAACGTCGCGGAATGCGCCTGTAGCCAGACTCGATGCGCACTACCCCAGCAAGCTAGCTGCAGCAACGACTGCACCTGCGAGTTTCCGCACGAAATAGGCTACTTCCTAGGATATCCCTACGACGACGTGCACGAGTTTATCGTCCAGCGCGGCGAGAACTATAAGGTCTTTGGGGCCTGGAAGGTCTACGCAAATGTCGAGCAGGCACTTGCGACGTTTGATGCCTACCGCGCCTGCACCCAATACTTCACCTTTGTCTATCAGCAGGGCTACAGCTTGGCGCAACTTGCCCAGGCAACCCGATAG
- a CDS encoding flavodoxin encodes MSKIAVVYWSGTGNTEAMANLVAEGATDAGAEAEVISCADFSADKAAGYDAIAFGCPAMGSEELEYDEFQPMWDEVKETLGDKKVVLFGSYSWAEGEWMDNWKADADEEGVNVVDSVICYDAPDDESEAACRALGAELA; translated from the coding sequence ATGAGCAAGATCGCCGTCGTCTACTGGAGCGGCACGGGCAACACCGAGGCCATGGCAAACCTCGTTGCCGAAGGTGCAACCGATGCCGGCGCCGAGGCAGAGGTCATCTCCTGCGCCGACTTCTCCGCAGACAAGGCCGCTGGCTATGACGCTATCGCCTTCGGCTGCCCCGCCATGGGTTCCGAGGAGCTTGAATATGATGAGTTCCAGCCCATGTGGGATGAGGTCAAGGAGACCCTCGGCGACAAGAAGGTCGTCCTCTTTGGCTCTTATTCGTGGGCCGAGGGCGAATGGATGGACAACTGGAAGGCGGACGCCGACGAGGAGGGCGTCAACGTCGTCGATTCCGTCATCTGCTACGACGCCCCCGATGATGAGAGCGAAGCGGCCTGCCGCGCCCTTGGAGCCGAGCTCGCCTAG
- a CDS encoding amino acid ABC transporter ATP-binding protein — protein sequence MSETNNSNEVVVSIKNLQKAFGDNVVLRDIDLDVHKGEVVVVLGPSGSGKSTMLRCINRLEHPTSGSIVVEGVDVCAKGVDLNKVRTHLGMVFQQFNLFPHLSVKKNVMLAQQKVLKRSKEEAEKIAVEELTKVGLAERIDFMPSQLSGGQQQRVAIARALSMNPHVMLFDEATSALDPELVRDVLGVMRDLAHDGMTMIVVTHEMGFARDVADRVVFMDGGVIVEEGTPSEVFDHPKSERTKAFLGNIS from the coding sequence ATGAGCGAAACCAATAACTCGAACGAGGTCGTCGTCAGCATCAAGAACCTCCAGAAGGCCTTTGGGGACAACGTGGTCCTGCGCGATATCGATCTGGATGTGCACAAGGGTGAGGTCGTTGTGGTCTTGGGCCCCTCAGGCTCGGGCAAGTCGACGATGCTTCGCTGCATCAATCGCCTGGAGCATCCCACGAGCGGCTCGATTGTCGTCGAGGGCGTGGATGTGTGTGCCAAGGGCGTCGACCTCAACAAAGTGCGCACGCACCTGGGCATGGTGTTTCAGCAGTTCAACCTGTTCCCGCACCTGTCGGTCAAAAAGAACGTCATGCTTGCGCAGCAAAAGGTGCTCAAGCGCAGCAAGGAAGAGGCCGAGAAGATCGCCGTCGAGGAGCTGACCAAGGTCGGCCTGGCCGAGCGCATCGACTTTATGCCGAGCCAGCTCTCGGGCGGCCAGCAGCAGCGCGTGGCCATCGCCCGCGCCCTGTCGATGAACCCGCACGTGATGCTCTTTGACGAGGCCACCTCGGCGCTCGACCCTGAGCTCGTGCGCGACGTTCTGGGCGTCATGCGCGACCTGGCGCACGACGGTATGACCATGATCGTCGTGACGCACGAGATGGGCTTTGCCCGCGATGTCGCCGACCGCGTCGTCTTTATGGACGGCGGCGTCATTGTGGAAGAGGGTACGCCGAGCGAGGTCTTCGACCACCCCAAGAGCGAGCGCACCAAGGCGTTCTTGGGCAATATCTCGTAG
- a CDS encoding amino acid ABC transporter permease yields MLQKLACAMAVALALVCAGAYAPTTAQALETAKITARPNTGSGSAVVGGTETRITWEVQADADEELSGLSLTFVDGTTFGTDDTRLTMLSGEDLMDRTPMKPTCKADGQTLKIDFGETAPAGGFFRVEVYGVTFPVEGGDEAFSGTCTLADGSTKKISKIPSVEIKGVTAFDNFLADLKEQPWVEAWNSNMFLRLFLNPVILVQSLPIVFKGFLMSLSIVLVAFPLAIPFGFALSLMRISKSRILRCLAGIYVNIIRGTPAFLQIYIAFFGLPLAGVKVDDYVLGVIVMAMNSSAYLCEIFRAGIQSIPKGQNEAARSLGMNAFQTLLYVMIPQTFRNVLPTLTSEFILLYKDTSLLAAVGVVEIVMNARTIVATTGSITPYVVAALFYLVITLPLARLVSGLEARLLGTAETKKKRPAKSAGQVVATPADHIAGL; encoded by the coding sequence TTGCTCCAAAAGCTAGCCTGCGCCATGGCCGTGGCGCTCGCGCTGGTGTGCGCAGGGGCATATGCGCCCACGACCGCCCAGGCGCTTGAGACCGCAAAGATTACCGCCCGACCCAACACTGGTTCGGGCAGCGCTGTGGTCGGCGGTACCGAGACGCGCATTACCTGGGAGGTCCAGGCCGATGCCGACGAGGAGCTGAGCGGTCTTTCGCTGACGTTTGTCGACGGCACGACGTTTGGTACCGATGACACGCGATTGACGATGCTCTCGGGCGAGGACCTCATGGATCGTACGCCCATGAAGCCCACGTGCAAGGCTGACGGCCAGACGCTCAAGATCGACTTTGGCGAGACGGCGCCTGCCGGCGGCTTTTTCCGTGTCGAGGTTTACGGCGTGACCTTCCCCGTCGAGGGCGGCGATGAGGCCTTTAGCGGCACCTGCACTTTGGCCGATGGCTCGACCAAGAAGATCTCCAAGATTCCGTCGGTGGAGATCAAGGGCGTGACGGCATTCGATAACTTCCTGGCCGATCTTAAGGAGCAGCCGTGGGTCGAGGCCTGGAACTCCAATATGTTCCTGCGCCTGTTCTTAAACCCAGTCATTTTGGTCCAAAGCCTGCCGATCGTCTTTAAGGGCTTCCTTATGTCGCTCTCGATCGTGCTTGTGGCGTTTCCGCTGGCAATTCCCTTTGGCTTTGCCTTGTCGCTCATGCGCATCTCCAAGTCGCGCATCCTGCGCTGCCTCGCCGGTATCTATGTGAATATCATCCGCGGTACGCCGGCGTTCCTGCAGATCTATATCGCGTTCTTCGGTCTGCCGTTGGCCGGCGTCAAGGTTGATGACTACGTGCTTGGCGTTATCGTCATGGCCATGAACTCGTCTGCGTACCTATGTGAGATCTTCCGTGCCGGTATTCAATCGATCCCCAAGGGCCAAAACGAGGCTGCGCGTTCGCTGGGCATGAACGCGTTCCAGACGCTGCTCTATGTCATGATTCCGCAGACGTTCCGTAATGTTTTGCCTACGCTGACCAGCGAGTTTATCTTGCTTTACAAGGATACGTCGCTGCTTGCCGCCGTGGGTGTGGTCGAGATCGTCATGAACGCCCGTACCATCGTGGCCACGACGGGCTCCATTACACCGTACGTGGTTGCCGCCCTGTTCTATCTGGTCATCACCCTGCCGCTCGCTCGCTTGGTGAGCGGTCTTGAGGCGAGGCTTTTGGGCACGGCCGAGACCAAGAAGAAGCGTCCCGCCAAGAGCGCCGGACAGGTTGTCGCGACGCCCGCCGATCACATCGCCGGTCTGTAA
- a CDS encoding ABC transporter substrate-binding protein: MKLKKLGAFAATGAMALALALTGCGSSNATSGSDAGSSSSDDAKVEKVDGSKEYALVKDGTLTVGTSAEYAPFEYKDDNGDYQGFDLELIKAIGDKLGLDVEYVNNDFDTLVPGVASGAKYDVSIAAITDTPEREKEVTFSDSYYMDDQAIVTKVDNTDITADNYSEKLNNADATIIVQSGSTAESFAQENFPKAKIVPYKDATECFSALQSDKGDAVVTNRSVASQLTAEQFNTCQTIKQISTGEEYAIAINQGNTKLKEDINQAIKDLTDDGTIDALMAKYNIK; encoded by the coding sequence ATGAAGCTGAAGAAGCTTGGCGCATTTGCCGCCACGGGTGCTATGGCGCTCGCCCTTGCTCTGACGGGCTGCGGTTCGTCCAACGCCACCTCTGGTTCTGATGCCGGTTCCAGCAGCTCTGACGACGCTAAGGTCGAGAAGGTCGACGGCTCCAAGGAGTACGCGCTCGTCAAGGACGGCACGCTGACCGTCGGCACCTCTGCCGAGTACGCGCCGTTTGAGTACAAGGATGACAACGGCGACTACCAGGGCTTTGACCTTGAGCTCATCAAGGCTATCGGTGACAAGCTGGGCCTGGATGTCGAGTACGTCAACAATGACTTTGACACGCTGGTTCCGGGTGTCGCTTCGGGCGCCAAGTACGACGTCTCCATCGCGGCTATCACCGACACGCCCGAGCGTGAGAAGGAAGTCACTTTCTCCGATTCCTACTACATGGACGATCAGGCTATCGTGACCAAGGTCGATAACACCGACATCACGGCCGACAACTACAGCGAGAAGCTCAACAACGCCGACGCTACCATCATCGTTCAGTCTGGCTCGACCGCCGAGTCTTTTGCCCAGGAGAACTTCCCCAAGGCCAAGATCGTCCCCTACAAGGACGCTACCGAGTGCTTCAGCGCCCTGCAGTCCGATAAGGGCGACGCCGTAGTCACCAACCGCTCCGTTGCCAGCCAGCTGACCGCCGAGCAGTTCAACACCTGCCAGACCATTAAGCAGATCAGCACCGGCGAGGAGTACGCCATCGCCATCAACCAGGGTAACACCAAGCTCAAGGAAGACATCAACCAGGCCATCAAGGACCTGACCGACGACGGTACCATTGACGCCCTCATGGCTAAGTACAACATCAAGTAA
- a CDS encoding deoxyribonuclease IV yields MLTIGCHLSTTKGYRAMGETALSIGANTFAFFTRNPRGGKAKELDMDDVAALRELMSQNDFGPLVAHAPYTYNPCSAKERAREFALEAMAEDLRRMEALPGNYYNFHPGAHVGQGSDAGIQMIVDALCQVMFEGQQTTVLLETMSGKGTEVGRSFEELALIIEGVAGKRPELSAKLGVCLDTCHVNDAGYDIVHDLDGVLDEFDRVVGIERLRAVHINDSKNPCGAHKDRHECIGKGYLGGEEFGGGMQVIQNIVSNGHLRSLPFILETPNELAGYAAEIRLLRSLQQ; encoded by the coding sequence ATGCTGACGATCGGGTGTCATCTTTCGACGACGAAGGGCTATCGGGCAATGGGGGAGACGGCGTTGTCCATTGGCGCCAATACCTTTGCGTTCTTTACGCGCAACCCGCGCGGTGGCAAGGCAAAAGAACTTGACATGGATGACGTGGCGGCTCTGCGCGAGCTTATGTCGCAAAACGACTTTGGACCGCTGGTGGCGCATGCCCCGTATACCTACAACCCCTGTTCTGCCAAAGAGCGGGCGCGCGAGTTCGCCTTGGAGGCTATGGCAGAGGACCTGCGGCGCATGGAGGCGCTGCCCGGCAACTACTACAACTTCCATCCCGGTGCGCATGTGGGGCAGGGCTCCGACGCCGGCATTCAGATGATTGTCGACGCCCTGTGTCAGGTGATGTTTGAGGGCCAGCAGACGACGGTGCTGCTCGAGACCATGTCGGGCAAGGGCACCGAGGTGGGCCGCAGCTTTGAGGAACTGGCGCTCATCATTGAGGGTGTTGCCGGCAAACGCCCCGAGCTGTCGGCCAAGCTGGGCGTTTGCCTAGACACCTGCCATGTGAATGACGCCGGCTATGACATCGTCCACGATCTTGACGGTGTGCTTGACGAGTTCGATCGTGTGGTGGGTATCGAGCGCCTGCGCGCCGTACACATCAATGACTCCAAGAATCCCTGCGGCGCCCATAAGGACCGCCACGAGTGCATCGGTAAGGGCTACCTGGGTGGTGAAGAGTTTGGCGGCGGTATGCAGGTTATACAGAATATTGTATCGAATGGCCACTTGCGTTCGCTGCCGTTTATTTTGGAGACTCCGAACGAACTTGCAGGTTATGCAGCTGAAATTAGACTATTAAGGTCATTGCAGCAGTAA
- a CDS encoding Gfo/Idh/MocA family oxidoreductase, whose product MGHRDSCDDLREVCWGVLGAGHISHRFASSLKEVDGARLVAAAGRTPSHVEEFCRAFSIDAAHSYATADDSGDVAYDALIADPDVDAIYLALPHGMHAHWVCRALRAGKAVLCEKPAVLSEEEALSIASTSRERGVLFMEAMKNRFCPMRTRVKDLLASGELGRIVSIESVQKLDYGEPPSGYLLDSLQGGCLYDMGCYAVGWFEDLLAGACEVSSREVRWRDVSGGRVDWADEIRMSVGGIPIHMVCDGKATYESRLTIVCERGSLEIERLHRPELAHVKYSDGRTLEINAPFEIDDFYGEIQHATQLIRAGKLESPVMPLAATQRCARIIDAIRLKL is encoded by the coding sequence GTGGGTCATCGGGATTCATGTGATGATTTGCGTGAGGTTTGTTGGGGCGTTTTGGGCGCTGGACACATTTCGCATCGATTTGCATCGTCGCTCAAGGAGGTGGACGGGGCACGGCTTGTGGCTGCCGCCGGCCGCACTCCTTCGCATGTTGAGGAGTTTTGCAGGGCGTTTTCGATTGATGCCGCGCACAGTTATGCCACGGCTGACGATAGCGGCGATGTGGCTTATGATGCGCTGATTGCCGACCCCGATGTCGACGCAATCTACTTGGCTCTTCCACATGGCATGCATGCGCATTGGGTCTGTCGGGCACTGCGCGCGGGAAAGGCCGTGCTGTGCGAAAAGCCGGCCGTTTTGAGTGAGGAAGAGGCTCTCTCGATTGCCTCCACCTCTCGTGAGCGCGGCGTGCTGTTTATGGAGGCGATGAAGAATCGGTTTTGCCCGATGCGCACTCGCGTGAAGGACTTGCTTGCGTCGGGTGAGCTTGGCCGTATTGTCTCGATTGAAAGCGTGCAAAAGCTCGATTACGGCGAGCCTCCTTCGGGCTATCTGCTTGATTCGTTGCAGGGCGGCTGTCTATATGACATGGGCTGCTATGCGGTCGGTTGGTTTGAGGATTTGCTCGCGGGCGCGTGCGAGGTTTCATCCCGTGAAGTTCGCTGGCGTGACGTATCAGGCGGCCGCGTCGATTGGGCCGACGAGATCCGTATGAGCGTCGGCGGTATACCCATTCATATGGTGTGCGACGGCAAAGCAACATATGAAAGCCGCTTAACGATTGTCTGTGAGCGAGGCTCGTTGGAAATCGAGCGTCTCCATCGCCCCGAGCTCGCCCATGTGAAGTATTCCGACGGTCGAACGCTCGAAATAAATGCCCCGTTTGAGATCGATGATTTCTACGGCGAAATCCAGCATGCGACCCAGCTCATCCGGGCGGGGAAACTCGAGAGTCCCGTCATGCCCCTTGCCGCCACGCAGCGCTGCGCGCGCATTATCGATGCGATTCGCTTGAAACTTTAG
- a CDS encoding aldo/keto reductase, giving the protein MTARFLLRYDTFSIAIPRCFGCVTIVFRLAGALMAKGGAVQYRVDPKSGNRISALGLGCMRFPGAPGRPDAKTADAIISRAVEQGINYLDTAYLYPGNEACVGASLERLGLRDRVLLATKLPHASCKCAEDFDRFFDEQLRRLRTDHIDYYLMHNITSPAQWERVVALGIEDWIACQKAAGRIRQIGFSYHGSAVDFLTMLDAYDWDFCQIQYNYAGERYQAGTAGLMAAAERGLAVFVMEPLLGGRLAGKLPPRARAVLDSARDPHLRTPAAWGLSWVWNHPQVTMLLSGMTDIAQVDENSSLADLALPNSMTANQLDTIARVLMEFEKSNRVPCTGCGYCMPCPKGINIPGCFAAYNASYAHSWFTGLSQYFTASAVRTSEPKLVSNCVKCGKCARHCPQHIDIPERLDDVRRRFQPGPVTAVLKAFGKTRSS; this is encoded by the coding sequence GTGACAGCTCGATTTCTGCTGCGTTACGATACGTTCTCGATTGCGATTCCACGATGTTTCGGCTGCGTGACCATTGTGTTTCGCCTTGCCGGGGCGCTGATGGCGAAGGGAGGGGCCGTGCAATATCGCGTTGACCCCAAAAGCGGCAACCGTATCTCGGCGTTGGGTCTGGGCTGCATGAGGTTTCCCGGTGCGCCGGGACGTCCGGATGCGAAGACAGCCGATGCCATCATTTCCCGTGCGGTGGAGCAGGGGATTAATTATCTGGACACCGCGTATCTCTATCCCGGTAACGAGGCGTGCGTGGGCGCCTCGCTTGAGCGCTTGGGGCTGCGTGACCGGGTGTTGCTGGCGACCAAGTTGCCGCATGCTTCGTGCAAGTGCGCGGAGGATTTCGACCGGTTCTTCGATGAGCAACTGCGGCGCCTGCGGACCGACCATATCGACTATTACCTCATGCATAACATTACCTCGCCCGCCCAGTGGGAACGTGTGGTGGCATTGGGCATTGAGGACTGGATCGCGTGTCAAAAGGCGGCGGGGCGCATTCGCCAGATTGGTTTTTCGTACCACGGCAGCGCGGTGGATTTCCTGACGATGCTTGACGCATATGACTGGGATTTTTGCCAGATACAGTACAACTATGCCGGCGAGCGTTACCAAGCGGGAACGGCAGGACTCATGGCGGCTGCGGAGCGCGGGCTCGCGGTGTTTGTGATGGAGCCGCTGCTGGGCGGGCGTTTAGCGGGCAAGCTGCCGCCACGGGCCCGCGCTGTGCTCGATAGTGCCCGTGACCCGCATTTGCGCACTCCTGCCGCCTGGGGTCTTTCGTGGGTGTGGAATCATCCTCAGGTGACGATGCTGCTTTCGGGTATGACCGATATCGCGCAGGTGGATGAGAATTCGTCACTGGCAGACCTCGCGTTGCCGAATTCGATGACTGCCAACCAGCTCGACACGATTGCGCGCGTGTTGATGGAGTTTGAGAAATCGAACCGTGTGCCCTGCACGGGATGCGGCTACTGCATGCCATGCCCCAAGGGTATCAACATTCCCGGCTGCTTTGCCGCCTACAACGCGAGCTATGCGCACAGCTGGTTTACGGGGCTGTCGCAATACTTTACGGCGAGTGCGGTGCGCACGAGCGAGCCCAAGCTCGTGAGCAATTGCGTCAAGTGCGGCAAATGCGCGCGCCACTGCCCACAGCACATCGATATTCCCGAGCGTCTCGACGATGTGCGCCGACGTTTCCAGCCTGGTCCCGTGACGGCGGTGCTTAAGGCCTTCGGCAAAACGCGCTCCTCATGA
- a CDS encoding 2-dehydropantoate 2-reductase, which translates to MQINKVAFIGKGGVGLLYGSMIARALGNDAVEYIMDDTRFERHAGDALTVNGKPCDLTSVRASEATPADLVILTVKTTGLDQALKTMERVVGPNTLIASLCNGITSEQKIAERFGWEHTVLGICQGMDAVFLNGALTFTNAGEIRFGAAAGTDPATVAAIDGLYTRCGIAHTVEDDIAHRMWAKLMLNDGINQTCMAYGGTYGSATEPGSEQRRCFVSAMRETLAVANAEGVELTEADLTQMVHLIEGIDPAGMPSMAQDRIARRKTEVDEFAGTICRLAAKHDIQAPQNEWLYRRIRDIEKNW; encoded by the coding sequence ATGCAGATCAACAAGGTCGCCTTTATCGGCAAGGGCGGCGTCGGCCTGCTCTACGGCAGCATGATCGCCCGGGCGCTCGGCAACGACGCCGTCGAATACATCATGGATGACACCCGTTTTGAGCGTCACGCGGGCGATGCGCTCACTGTCAACGGCAAGCCCTGCGATCTCACGTCCGTCCGCGCCAGCGAGGCGACGCCCGCCGATCTGGTCATCCTGACAGTCAAGACCACCGGTCTCGACCAAGCACTCAAGACTATGGAGCGCGTCGTGGGACCCAACACGCTCATCGCCTCGCTATGCAACGGCATTACGAGCGAGCAAAAGATTGCCGAACGCTTTGGCTGGGAGCATACCGTTCTTGGTATCTGCCAGGGCATGGACGCCGTGTTCCTCAACGGCGCGCTCACCTTTACCAATGCGGGCGAGATCCGCTTTGGCGCGGCGGCCGGCACGGACCCCGCGACCGTCGCCGCTATCGACGGGCTCTACACGCGCTGCGGCATCGCCCATACCGTCGAGGACGACATCGCTCACCGCATGTGGGCCAAACTCATGCTCAACGACGGCATCAACCAGACCTGCATGGCCTACGGCGGGACCTACGGAAGCGCCACGGAGCCGGGCTCCGAGCAGCGTCGCTGCTTTGTTTCCGCCATGCGCGAAACGCTTGCGGTCGCCAACGCCGAGGGCGTTGAGCTGACCGAGGCAGACCTGACGCAAATGGTGCACCTCATCGAGGGAATCGACCCCGCCGGTATGCCCTCAATGGCTCAAGACCGCATCGCAAGGCGCAAAACCGAGGTTGATGAGTTCGCGGGCACCATCTGCCGGCTCGCAGCCAAACACGATATCCAGGCACCGCAAAACGAGTGGCTCTATCGGCGCATCCGCGATATCGAGAAAAACTGGTAG